A DNA window from Patagioenas fasciata isolate bPatFas1 chromosome 1, bPatFas1.hap1, whole genome shotgun sequence contains the following coding sequences:
- the COMMD6 gene encoding COMM domain-containing protein 6 has protein sequence MAAAPAMVRALEALDVGSVADKINLIPQDFFAELCEQIIQHLNHKIPGINTAELCQRIQTSGVEINVGDLAKIATIISFLFSTAARNNLSTEELVTTLGNAVSALPKHAVQVIRHVWNEQGESISVSEDARNMATVGQFVDIKWKLGVAMSSDTCRSLKYPYVTVTLKVADPSGQITDRSFEMTIPQFKNFFRQFKEMAAVLETV, from the exons ATGTTGGTAGTGTAGCAGATAAGATTAATTTAATACCTCAAGACTTTTTTGCAGAACTG TGTGAACAAATAATTCAACATCTGAACCATAAGATCCCAGGTATAAATACAGCTGAACTGTGTCAG AGAATTCAAACATCTGGGGTTGAGATTAATGttggtgacttggcaaaaataGCTAccattatttcctttctttttag CACAGCAGCCAGAAACAACCTGTCTACGGAAGAACTTGTCACCACCTTGGGCAATGCAGTCAGTGCGCTGCCAAAACATGCAGTGCAAGTTATTCGTCACGTATGGAATGAGCAGGGTGAATCCATTAGTGTGTCAGAAGATGCAAGAAATATGGCCACAGTGGGGCAG TTCGTAGATATTAAATGGAAGCTGGGAGTTGcgatgagctctgacacctgcaGGTCTCTGAAGTATCCTTATGTCACAGTGACACTAAAAGTGGCAGACCCTTCAGGACAAATAACAGACAGATCTTTTGAAATGACGATCCCACAGTTCAAG AACTTCTTCAGACAGTTCAAGGAAATGGCAGCTGTTCTTGAAACAGTTTGA